tgatttttgtatCACACCATATTCCTACAACAAGACTGACCATTCATGGGAAATGGTCAAAGGACACCTGCTGGGTAGGGAAGATAATTTATCTTTGGACATAActaaattaaataagcaaatttTTGAAGCCTCTCAAGCTCATTTATCCATTGTGCCTGGAGCTGAGGTGTTAGATCAGGTGGCAGAAAGTCTTTCTGGACTAAACCCCACGACTTGGATTAAGTCTACTGGGGGCTCCACTGTAGTAAATTTTGGAATCATGTTTCTCTGTTTAATTGGCTTGTTTTTAGTGTGCCGGACCAGTCAAAGAATCCTGTGTCAAAACTGAGAGAACGAACAAGCCTTCGTCGCCATGGcacatttattataaaaagaaagggagagatgttgcgggaagtcagggaccccgcaAGGAGGGACTGGCTACAGCcgcggcagaggaacataaattgtgaagatttcatggacgttcatcagttcccaaataatattGTTGTAattttcttatgcctgtctttactttaatctcttaatcctgttatcttcgtaagctgaggatgtacatcacctcaggaccactgtgataattgtgttaactgtacaaattgattgtaaaacgtgtgtttgaacaatatgaaatcagtgcacctggaaaaaacagaataacagcgatttttagggaacaagggaagacaaccataaggtctgactgcctgtggggtcgggcaaaaagagctatatttttcttcttgcagagagcctataaacagatgtgcaagtaggagagatatcactaaattcttttcctagcaaggaatattaatattaataccctgggaaaggaatgcattcctggggggaggtctataaacgactgctctgggaatgtctgtcttatgcagttgagataaggactgagatacgccatggtctcctgcagtaccctcaggcttactagggtggggaaaaactctgcctggtaaatttgtgggcagactggttctctgctctcgaaccctgttttctgttgtttaagatgtttatcaagacaatacgtgcaccactgaacatagacccttatcattagttctgcttttgccctttgccttgtgatctttgttggacccttatcagtagttctgctttttccctttgtcctgttccctcagaagcatgtgatctttgttagacccttactagtagttctgctttttgccttttgaagcatgtgatctttgtacctactccctgttttacaccccctccccttttgaaacccttaataaaaacttgctggtttgaggctcaggtcggcatcatggtcctaccgatatgtgacGTCACCCCCagcagcccagctgtaaaattcctctctttgtactctttctatttctcagctggccgacacttatggaaaacagaaagaacctacgttgaaatattggagGCGGGTTTCCCCGATAATTTGTCCCCAAGCGACACCCTGTGAGCCAGCCCTGGGTGGTAGAAGGACTCCTGTGGGAGCCACAGGAGCAGGTGCAGCCCCAGGCTGCTGGTGCTCTCAGAACTGCACAATCACTGCTTTCTGAGTAACCGGTACAAGTACTTTCTAGTGAGGGGGGAGGGCATCTCCCAAACCGGCTATGACCTAGTCACCTGGGGTGCCTAAAAGTCTCTCTCATCTGTGCCTCACTCCAGCTTTGGAAGTGGGACCTCCTTGTCTAAGCCACTCTTCCGGAGTAAGCTGCACAGCCCAAGGGACAGATTTCACACCAGCACCTTATGCTAGCCCAGAGAGACAGATGTCACTCACTGCAACACAGCAGAGGTGCAGACTAAGTGGCAGCCAGGGGCCATGAGAGGGAACGTGGTGGAGGGGGACAAACAGGGCCCTCCCGGCCAGTGAGCCCTGGGCTTGGATCCAGTTAAATCACctctgagccttaatttcctcACTCAAATAATGGGCAAAGTAATCCCCGTTACACAATATTGAGGTATGATCCCCACTGCAAAGGGCCGCAGGATTGTAAACCCAAGAGCTGGAAGGAAACATCTGGCAAGAAGGGTCTAGAGAGCTATctccttttcttcattattaCTTTTCAACAACCTACCTCCTACGTCCTCCAGAGTCAAGCTCCAGCCTTTCTTCTCTGCAAGCTCCCAGGGTTCTGCTCCCTGCAGAGGACATACCCCTTGCCCACTGACTGTTGCCCACACAGCTGTCTGTGGCTTCCCCTGGGACTTGGGGAACACCTCCTGTCAGGTTCACACTCCATTCCTGATGGGGGCTTCCACACTGGCTCATGCACTCTGGAATCAGGGACCAGCTGGGCCTCAGACAAACCTCAAACACTATAAACCCTGCCTCACACAGGGCCTGGGGCAGGAACGTCTCTGTCAGAAGTACTTGCAGACTGTGGTCTCAGCCAGCCTGCCTCATCTTCCTTGGCGTGGCTGAActgggaaggaggagagaaaggtCGCTTCTaccatcctcctcctccccacaaaGGGCCAGCACACCTTGAGCCAGGGTGCAGGGCAGGACTGCCCGCCTTATACTCTACCAGGTATGCAGCTGAAGCACTACCAGAGGTCTTTAGAAAAAGGAAGCAAGGCTGAGGTCAGACAGAGTAAATGATCTCAATAACTCAGATCACTAAAGTTATTTAAAGTAACAAATACACTTTTAATtgatttcagataaaaactactcaAGGAAGGTCAGTAATCGTTTTAGCCCCTAATCTGTTAGAGCCGTATGGTGAGCAGCCTTGAGCAGCTGGGTTAACTGGTTATTTTCCCGAATTCCCACCATCCAcagtattagaaaaaaacaagGCATTGTCTCAGTTTAGGATAAACACAAGGCACAGTAATCAAATCCAGTCTCTCATATCCCGTATTTTTTCTTTAGCTCTTCTACTTTGTTGATGTAAGCTTTCATGGCATCTTCCTTGGAAGTCCCTGTAAGGAATCGACAGGATTATGTGTCAGGGAGGTAGCATGGTAGGAAACAAGCAGCCTCCAGAGCCCCAGGCAGCTCTGCTGTAACTCTCCTAGGCTCAGTTTCTCACTTAATAAAGTTGAGATTCTACTAATTGCATGTTGGAGGAGACAGTATCCATGGAACCTGGCCCGAAGTGAATGCTCCATAAGCAACTGTGCTCAGAAAGCCTGGTGGGGCTGGCCAAGATCTGTCGCCCATCTGCTGGACACCTGCATCCCCCACCTGTCCTGGGGGAATGGCCAGTGTGAGCCTCGGGAGAGAGGTGCCACCCTCCAGACAGGCAGGAAACTGTCACCGTGGTGACTTTACTGGTCCTGCTAACTCTCGTGGCTGACATTGGCTTTGGCCTTTTCAGTATCTCTGTTTTGGGCTCCTATCTCCCAGAGCTGTTAAGCTGGCAGTGAAAAAGCAAAGCCAGGCACGCTCTTCTCCCCAGAGAGAGGCTATGAGAAAAGTTTCAGGAACTCTGAGCAAAAGTGGCTGCTTCTTGGAGGGGAATGAGACAAATCTTTGTCTTCTTGCTGCAGCAGAAAGGACACTGAATATATCCCTTAGAGACAGTGACACCCAGTTTCCTGGATTCTATGGTGAAGGAGAGAGACCCTTTGGAACTCAGAGCTTGTTCTGAAGCACTGGAGAGTACATGGGGCCTGAGGATGGTATGGAAACGTCCCATGAAAATGGCCAGGCAGATGGGCATTCCCTTCCCAGTTACTTGCAGATCCTAGGAGTGTGTTTATTGTATCGTAGCCCTTTCTGAATTCAAGGGTTTCTCATTTGCGGAAAGACAGAGGGCTTATTCAGAAACTAGCCAGCAGGAACACTACTGCTGCCAGGAGCTTTGGTGCCAACTCTTGGGTCTTGCTGCTGCAGGTGGCACGTGATTAAGTATGAGCTTGGATACTTCTTGGCTGCTGGTGCTTAGCATATAATGGCTCCATTCACTGAGCCTACGATGCCAGCGGCAGGCCATGCATTAGCTCATTCCCTTCTTTTATGTACCCTTCTGGCTAGGAAGGAACTGGGGAGGGCCACTGGGGTTAGGGGGTCACCGCCTGGCCTTGTGGGGGAGAGGGAGCTGCAGACAGGAAACCACCCCTCATTCTGAACACATCCGAAGCCCACATCAACTACATCACTTCCCAAACTATTTTTCAGTGGCCTGGttcccagcccctcctctctAGATGATACTCCTGCTCAGAGATGGTGCTTTTAGAAAAGGCATAAATGGTGTTAGGAGAAAAAGTAGGTGGCCCGGTTTTTTCCCATTCTGGCACAGGTCAGGCTGGTTTCCCACACGTGCCccattgattttgttttctctcctcttcccttaCACTTCATAATGAAGACTCTTTCATTACTGGGTTTCACAAATGAGGGAAACTGATTAGAACAATTACCTTTCAGCTCATTCCAGGCATCCCACTTGGCCTTGCCCGTGAAGTCCAACATCCCGGGCCGTTCTTAAACAAGGGAAGAAAAGGCATTAGATCTGGTTCAAATTCTAATGGAGAACTTGATCAACCTTCTTGCCATAAATGCCATCTTCTATTACACCTGTTCCTTCTAGGCTCTGTCATGGGGTTAAATAGGTCTAGTAGAGTGGGTTCTGTCCTAAGAAAACCAATGTATGCCAATCCAAACTTTAGAGAAAATAGGAAGAACACTATTCTTATTACAAGATAGCCTTTGTCTTACAAGTTAAATGACTCCaaaatttctcctttaaaaaaattatactttaattacaattaaaaaaaaatccattcatatGCCTTAAAATTCAAAAGCTACAGAGGAAAATACTATAAAGTTTCTCTCCCACCCCTGCTCTTAGCTACCCAATTTGTCTCCCTAATCATTAATGATATCAGGTGTCCTTTCCTATGAACTGTTTATATCCTAGCCCCATTTTTCTACCAAATTGTTAGTCTATTTCTTGCTGATCTGTGGGAGATTTCACCAAGGGTAAGGTTTCTTTAAGTTATATGATGACTTTATGCTTATAGACCCGTTATCATCTGCAGTTGGGAAACACACTCACCATCTCCCTGTTGTCCTATttcactaccatgcccagccccagagcCATAGGGAACAATCAGAGTCCGTAGCCTGGAGCACTGTGCCTGAGAAAATGTCCCTGAGCGCTTTCAAGGAAGTGTTCCCAGGGACAGCTGAAACAAACTGCCCTTGCGGTCATCATCAGGATCCTAGAATAGCACTCCTTGACAGCTCTCTCCAAGCGGTGGAAATGGAAATGTACATGTATATTTGCAATGTCCAATTCAGGAGCCACTTGCCACACCAAGTACCTGAAATGACTACTGGGCATCTGAAATGTGGCTCCTGTGAATGAAGACTAAACTCgattttatttaactatttttagttaattttttttttttttgagacagagtttcgttctgttgcccaggctggagtgcagtggtgtgacctggGCTCGCCacaactccgcctcccaggttcaagtgattctcctgccttagcctcccaagtagctgggactacaggcatgtgccaccatggccagctaatttttgtatttttagtagagatggggtttcactacattgcccaggttggtctcaaactcctgacctcatgattcacctgcttcggcctccgaaagtgctgggattacaggcatgagccacagcgcccagcctcagTTAAAATTTATATAGTCATATGTGGCTACTGGCTATTATACTAAACTATCGTGTTTGGACTATCATGTTTTATAATCGTGTAATAGGGCTGTACAGTACAGCCCTAGAGAGAGCCGATGACACCTCTTTGATCAGTAAGTGATAGATTCCTATGCCAATCTTCTAGACTCATGTGAAAATCAGTAACTCTAGTACGGGCACAGGCCAGTCTCTGTGAAAATAGTTTGTCAGAAAAGCATCTTGGCACCTCTGGCCTACCCCACTTCacctttccttcccctccctggaAGGACAGAGTTTACGAACTCACTGTAAAACTCATCTTCGCCACAAGACCTTCTTCAACTAAGTGCTCCATGTGAACCCCAGGGTTTGATTTGGTACTGCCTGTGAACTGTCATTCTGGGTGCCATTTCCTGCTTCCAGCTGGTTGGCAGCCAGCCGACCTGCTCCATCTTCCACCCCAGTTACTGTGAAAATGGGGACCATGCTCACCTTCCTCCTCAACGGGGCAGGGGAGACCTCCCTTCTGTGCTGCCATGATAACCCTGAGTCCTTGCACATAATGCATTGTGCTGTTGCCTCAGTATCCACCCATATTTCAGGGACTTAGGGGACAGAATGAAACCTGCCCAAAGCAGGAAAGATGTTATTACAGAACATGACAATCCAAAGCACAGCCTCAAAATCTGCACCAAGATTTCTGGACAGGGAAAAAGTTGTCATCAGGAAGGCACAGACTTGTTAGCAAAATGCTCTGACTTGGCCCAAGAAACCAGGTGCTTCTCTGCTCCTGACATCAGGCTTGGCCAGGCTGTCAAGTGCTCCAAAAAGTGCTCCAACTTTGATCCTGCCCATCGAGGGCAGAAGCTGAACGGCTCAACAATGATACCACTGAGCTGAGAGCCTTCAGCAAGTCTTTTCCAAGCTGCAGCCTTTGCTTCTTCCCTAGTAGAGAGGAGCTGCTGGTGATAACCAGTAAAGACCTTCTAAAACCAGGATTTGAATTCTGCTACTACTGGAGACACTGAGAATCCAGAACATGGTCTTTTCCACCCCAGGAACCATCACCATACCCCACCTGAAGAGTAGGACCTCAGGCAGTTTGAGAGTGAAGTTCCCAGGGACTTCCAGTCTGGGCTGCTGAGCCTGCTTTGATGAGCAGAGGCCCTCCCAACCCCCGCTCTGCATACCTGTATTTATGTCGCCCACAGTTGCTTGTTTGTAGTGGCTATAGATGAACAGCATCTCATCATCTGCTGGCTTAGTCTTAAGGTGCCTAACCTCCTCTGCAGCTTTCTCAAACTCAGCCtaaatggaagggagaggagggactGAGGGCCTCCTCTGGGTGGGAGAGGGTAAGAGTCCTGCTGTGGCCTGAAGACAGCCCAGTTACAGGGATGGAGAGGTGGGAAAGGTGGCACCCTTCGGGCAATGCAGCCCCTGAAGTGTGtctgcccctccctgccccaacGGGGCAGCTAGAAAGATTCAGCAACACAAGAAGGGGAAGCCCCTCCAGTTCACTCATTCAATCGAAAACCATATATCCAGCGCTCTCACAAACGCAGGCATCAGGTCTGGAAATACAGCAGTGAAGAGGACAGGTCAAGCCTTCGCCCGCAGTGGGTGTCCACTCTGCGGGAGAAGCAGCGCGGCCAACTGCCTGGCCGCCACCGGGCCAGGCACTAGGGAGTGGCCGGGGCTTTAGCGAAGCCGTGGCCTGGGGACACAGGGGGCACAGTATGCTGGAAACAGCTGAAAGGGGACAGGGCATGAGTGCCGCGGTGTCAGCGCCGGAGCCCGTtggtcccctccctccccctgggGCCCGGGCGTTCAACACCGACCTCTATCCCAGTGCCCGGATTGGCAGAGGCAGGCGGGAGGAGCCAGAGGTCGCCCCACATAGCTCGGTCTCAGACAAGGGTCTACactggagggaagggaggggcccCTGGGTCACCTCTCTCCGGGCCGCGATTCTTCTCGTCCCGCACTCTGAGCACCCGGCCCCGTACTCCCCCTGACCTCCAAGCTCCCGGCCACGGCCTCCTCGCTTCCCCACTCCGCCGCGACGTCCTGCCCTGTGCTTCGGGATGGGGACTGAGTCTCCTCGCTCCTCCAATCCGTGCAACCCCTTCCCCGATCTTTCCATCAAGCACCCTCGACTCCCACCCCTCTCCCGCTACACGGCGAAGTCCACCCCATGGGCAACTTTCCGGCAGTTGCGGGGTGGGCAGCAGATTTAGAAATCCCCAAACGGAAAATCCCGCTCACAAGGCTCTGTCCAACgaatcagggctgggcatggaTCCATGAGGAAGTGAGGGGCACGGAAGGAAAGAGCCCGAGAGCTTCTGGCTGCCGGCTGAGCCCCCAACAGGCCTCCCGCCCGCTGCACCTTCGCAGCCTGGCTGTGCACGCGCTGTACCTGAGACATCCTGGCCGACTTGCAAGAACTCCAGGAAGACAGCGGAGGAGGCGAGGACCAGGAAGCTATCGCCCAGACTGCACTGGCAAGCGCCTTTAGAGGCGCGGTCCACTCGCCCCAACCCTTCTCGGGCGAGCACCGGAAAGCCAATCAGAAGCCAGCTATGCGCTAGGGGCGTGCCCAGCCCCCGCTGCGGCGCCAGCCCCGCCCGAGCCCACGTGGGACCGCTTGCGCAAGCGCTGGGAGTAGCCGAAGGGGACGCCGGGAGCAGGTGGGGACAACGGAAGTAGGGCGCTTAGTTTTGCTGCCGGGAGTTGGTCGAGAGTTGGGTTTAGTCCTGGGCCGTTGTGGGGACGGCACgccggggagggggaggggacggAGACCGAAGAACGGAGGTCCTTatgtttctttgctttccttAAATCTCTTGCCCGGCCTGAAGAGGCCGGAAGTTGCATCTCTGGACAAGTAAACTCTGAGACCTGGGAATGGCGGGCGGGACCCGCTCCTCCCTTGGGGTCTAGAGGAGACCCCCGGAGATGGTCCCTGGTGAGCAGCGTGATGGTAGAAAGCTGGACTGGTCTCCCGAAAGGCGAAGCCGAGGCTTCTTCCTCTGAACTTTTGGCACGTTCTTTGAGTTGCCTGTAGGCTTAGTGTCAGTCCTGTATTGCACATTTATGTCTGTGACGCATTTCTCCTTCTGGTGCGTTAAAGGCAGGGACAGTGTCTTATTTGTCTTGGTTTAACAAACTTGGACGGGACGAAGTGCTCAGCAaagatttgttaaatgaatggctGTTTATTGAACTCCTGTTGGGTAAACTTGGACTGTTCTAGACCTTGGCAGACAGCAGTGAGCGAAGCAGGTGAGTCCCTGCAGTCTTGGAACTTACAAGTAGGGACAGTAGTTTATACAATAAGTTAAATATAGAGTTCTTTAGGGGCTTAGAGAGTTGgaagtttatagttttaaatgGAGGAGGGGGAGTATTGagggaaggtgacatttgagaaaGTTCCtcaaggaggggagggaggattcCAAGCAGAGAACAAGTATAAAGGCGTGGGCAAGGAACCAGGGGAAGAGTAgaaagatgaggctggagagttTTGGCGGTGGCAGACTGGCTAGGTGATGCAGAAGTTGGCCATCACAGGGACTTTGTCATGCTGAGTGAGATGGGAAATCGTAAAAGGGTTTGAAAAGAGGATGAGGAGACGGAGGGGAACGTCTTTGCGAGATTGTTACACAGCCTAATCTCCATGGGAACAGAAAGGAGCAGCACAGGTGTCTGGAAGTGTTTTAGGATCGATGTTTAAGAAGCTAAAAGAAGACTTCTCTGGCAGTGGTTACAAAGGAGCTGGGTGAAGAGAGGGAAATGATGGAAAATTCTCTGGAGatcattaaaaaagcaaaatcattccTCTCTAATTCATAATTTGTGGCAAGAGGGCTGGACTACAAATCTCTGCCCTGCCTACACCTTCCACCTCCCTAGGAAAGGTAGACGCTTTCAGACTTAACTTGCTAACTTAATGTAGGTCAGGTTTTATGGAATGTTTGGGAAGAAATGAAGATGCAATAGGGAACAAATCTAGGGTTTTCAGTCTGAGCATAATTTTGTTtgagaaaggaaaaccaaacaaattaacaaaaatcTTGGAGTTACATATGGGGAAGGTACACTGAAGTGTAAGAAATGCAGGTTTCTTCGAAAATCACAATTTAGAGCTGCTTTTTCCATTTGAGGCCTGGATTTGTTTTTGCTCTACTTGGTGCTTACAGCTTCCTTGATGGAAACTCAGATTATTGCTTGTGTGGGCCAGATTTGCAGTCAAATATATCTCCTAGTCAGCAGGTTTTAAGTTGGTATTGTTGAGATTAGGTACTTTGAGAATGCAGTTATCACTTCTCAAAGATCAGttgcttttagttttttagtttttgttttttaattatttttgtgtgtgatggggtctcattcttttacccaggctgtagttcagtggcacaatctcagctctctgcagccttgaactccaggcctcaagcgatcctcccaccttagcctcccgagtagctgaaactgtGGGCacaaccatcatgcctggctaatttttttatttttatttttattttttgtagagatggggtcttgctatgttgttggtcttgatctcctgggctcaagggatcctcccaccttggcctcctaatttgctgggagtacaggtgtgagccactgcgcctggccttgattGAATATTGCTTTTCATAATTCTGAGAGTGCAAGATCCTCAGCTCTGTTGATGTCCTTGTTAGCAACCGTAACAtgctgtaattattttatttacaattattttaattttaatttacttttctacTGTCTAAccctctgcccctgcctcccaccaAACACACATAAGCCAGGAGGAGATGGGGTCATTGTGTATCAGTCACAGCTGAATCTCCAAGTGTCTGGCACTTCTTAGGCACTCAacaaatagttgttgaatgaataaagtgTTTTTCTCTCTATGAAGATTTATTCCTTCTGATTAACTGAACTTGGAAACCATCTAAATTTGTTAGAACTGAATGTAAAACTATGGGGTTGAGTAAAGTAGATGAACTCTGGTGCAAGGACCATGTAATCTCTTTGTACCACTCCCAGCTTTGGAAGCAGAGCACCTGGAGATGAGAAACCTGACCAGCTAACTTGTCAGCCAAATTGACCCTGCCAATCAATAGAGAGGCCATTGTCATTGTTGTAGTTTGCCCTCACATCTGTGGataccactttttatttatttatttatttttatttttttcatagaaaccAGTCTTGTCTGCCACAGGCTTCACTCGGTGGGTCTCAGCATAAAGCCAGATGGgcaaggtctctctctctctctcctgtcttctatctcttctccttctctctttgccctacctctctccccctccccctttctgctatctctctctctctctctctatttttttgagacagagtctcactccattacccaggctggagtgcagcggcatgatcatggctcactgcagccttgacttcctgggctcaggtggttctcccacctcagcctcccgagtagctgggactacaggtgtgtgccaccatgcccggctaattttttgtattttttgtagagatgggtttttgccatgttgccctggttggtcttgaactcctgggctcaagtgatccccctgcctcgacctcccaggatgctgggattacaggcctgagccactgtgcctggccctggcaAGATATATTAATAAGTGAAAGCAGTTCTTGCTCAGTGGGTGGGAATAGTAGTTTCGTATTAAGTTTCTTAGTGTAAATGAAACCTCTAATTTCTAAAAGTAACCTAATCACCAGAAAATGAACTACAATTACAGGAGAGCTTCCTAGTTGCTCTAGTAACTAGAGTTACTATAAGGCGAGGGTTAGGGTATCCACAAATGATGGGTTACAttcattctgtattttctttccagTTACTTGGAATGTGACTCCTGTGGCAGGGCTCCAGCAGAGCTGGAGgagactatttttttttgagacagtcttgtgtcgcccaggctggagtgtagtggcgtgatcttggcttactgcaagctctgcctcccaggttcatgccattttcctgcctcagcctcccgagtagctgggactacaggcgcccaccaccatgcccggctaattttttatatttttagtagagacggggtttcaccatgttagccaggatggtctcgatctcctgacctcgtgatccgcccgtctcggcctcccaaaatgttgggattacaggcatgagcca
Above is a genomic segment from Pongo pygmaeus isolate AG05252 chromosome 11, NHGRI_mPonPyg2-v2.0_pri, whole genome shotgun sequence containing:
- the DBI gene encoding acyl-CoA-binding protein isoform X2: MERSGKGLHGLEERGDSVPIPKHRAGRRGGVGKRGGRGRELGGQGEYGAGCSECGTRRIAARREAEFEKAAEEVRHLKTKPADDEMLFIYSHYKQATVGDINTERPGMLDFTGKAKWDAWNELKGTSKEDAMKAYINKVEELKKKYGI
- the DBI gene encoding acyl-CoA-binding protein isoform X1, with the translated sequence MSQAEFEKAAEEVRHLKTKPADDEMLFIYSHYKQATVGDINTERPGMLDFTGKAKWDAWNELKGTSKEDAMKAYINKVEELKKKYGI
- the DBI gene encoding acyl-CoA-binding protein isoform X3 translates to MGWTSPCSGRGVGVEGAUWKDRGRGCTDWRSEETQSPSRSTGQDVAAEWGSEEAVAGSLEAEFEKAAEEVRHLKTKPADDEMLFIYSHYKQATVGDINTERPGMLDFTGKAKWDAWNELKGTSKEDAMKAYINKVEELKKKYGI
- the DBI gene encoding acyl-CoA-binding protein isoform X4, with the translated sequence MWGDLWLLPPASANPGTGIEAEFEKAAEEVRHLKTKPADDEMLFIYSHYKQATVGDINTERPGMLDFTGKAKWDAWNELKGTSKEDAMKAYINKVEELKKKYGI